A single region of the Roseivivax sp. THAF197b genome encodes:
- the secG gene encoding preprotein translocase subunit SecG: MQNVILIVHLLLALALIGVVLLQRSEGGGLGMGSGGGGGAMSARSAGTALGKLTWALAAAFIATSITLTIFAAQNSASGSVLDRLGVPGAATDDTGTGVPALDTDGLLPPPSGDTGSAGDGPLIPQAE, from the coding sequence ATGCAGAACGTCATCCTGATCGTGCACCTTCTTCTCGCACTCGCGCTCATCGGCGTTGTGCTTCTGCAGCGCTCCGAAGGGGGCGGTCTGGGCATGGGCTCCGGCGGCGGGGGTGGTGCTATGTCCGCACGCTCCGCGGGCACGGCGCTGGGCAAGCTGACTTGGGCCCTGGCCGCGGCCTTCATCGCGACCTCGATCACGCTGACGATCTTCGCGGCGCAGAACTCGGCTTCGGGCTCCGTTCTGGATCGCCTGGGCGTTCCCGGGGCGGCCACGGACGACACGGGCACCGGGGTGCCCGCACTCGACACGGACGGCCTTCTGCCGCCGCCTTCGGGCGATACCGGCAGCGCGGGCGATGGCCCGCTGATCCCGCAGGCTGAGTAA
- a CDS encoding DUF2842 domain-containing protein, with the protein MRRETLTYKTKKRLALLILLVGLPVYAVIAVSIMTWLDRPPILVEFLIYAVLGILWALPFKWVFKGVGQPDPEADDQQG; encoded by the coding sequence TTGAGGAGAGAGACGCTGACCTACAAGACCAAGAAACGCCTCGCATTGCTGATTTTGCTGGTGGGTCTGCCGGTATATGCCGTGATTGCCGTGTCGATCATGACCTGGCTGGACCGACCGCCGATCCTGGTCGAATTCCTGATCTATGCGGTGCTTGGCATCCTGTGGGCGCTGCCGTTCAAATGGGTCTTCAAGGGGGTCGGCCAGCCCGACCCCGAGGCCGACGACCAGCAAGGCTGA
- a CDS encoding DUF2306 domain-containing protein: MPRLGTLAALFLALIAAPFALYSGAFGLRGLTTDLSSESRLYTYLAPNLAIFTHMIAGALITALAPLQLIPGIRAKYPQFHRKLGYTLLVAATLTGAGGLLYIALRGTIGGPLMSAGFALYGVLILIAAANTTYHAIDKARVRHRAWALRLTVLAVGSFLYRLIYGLWYWATGGVASNEQFTGLFDQFMFVGFYLPFLGLLELYLARERRLARPVRSA; this comes from the coding sequence ATGCCCCGCCTCGGAACCCTCGCCGCTCTCTTCCTCGCGCTCATTGCCGCGCCCTTCGCGCTCTATTCCGGCGCGTTCGGCCTGCGCGGCCTGACCACTGACCTCTCAAGCGAAAGCCGCCTCTACACCTATCTCGCCCCCAACCTCGCCATCTTCACCCACATGATCGCGGGCGCGCTCATCACCGCACTGGCGCCCCTGCAACTCATCCCCGGCATCCGGGCGAAATACCCACAGTTCCACCGCAAGCTCGGCTACACGCTCCTCGTCGCCGCCACGCTCACCGGCGCGGGCGGGCTCCTCTACATCGCGCTCCGCGGCACGATCGGCGGCCCGCTCATGTCGGCGGGTTTCGCGCTTTACGGCGTGCTGATCCTGATCGCCGCGGCCAACACCACCTATCACGCCATCGACAAGGCGCGCGTGCGCCACCGCGCCTGGGCGCTGCGGCTGACGGTGCTGGCGGTCGGCTCGTTCCTTTACCGGCTGATCTACGGGCTGTGGTATTGGGCGACGGGGGGCGTGGCGTCGAACGAGCAATTCACCGGCCTTTTCGACCAGTTCATGTTCGTGGGCTTCTACCTGCCCTTCCTTGGCCTGCTGGAGCTCTACCTCGCCCGCGAACGCCGCCTTGCGCGCCCCGTCCGCAGCGCCTAA
- a CDS encoding adenylosuccinate synthase yields the protein MANVVVVGAQWGDEGKGKIVDWLSERADVIARFQGGHNAGHTLVIDGKVYKLHALPSGVVRGGKLSVIGNGVVLDPWHLVQEIATVREQGVEITPETLMIAENTPLILPIHGELDRAREEAANPGAKIGTTGRGIGPAYEDKVGRRSVRVADLGDRATLEARVDRALTHHNALRKGLGIEAIDRAALIEKLVAIADEILPFAAPVWKVLQEKRKSGKRILFEGAQGALLDIDFGTYPFVTSSNVIAGQAATGVGLGPQAIDYTLGIVKAYTTRVGEGPFPTELHDEDGNRLGERGHEFGTTTGRKRRCGWFDACLVKQTCATSGVNGIALTKLDVLDGFETLKICVGYDLDGERYDYLPTAADQQARCTPIYEEMRGWSASTEGARSWADLPAEAIKYVRRVEELIDCPVALLSTSPEREDTILVTDPFAD from the coding sequence ATGGCAAACGTGGTCGTCGTGGGCGCCCAATGGGGCGATGAAGGCAAAGGCAAGATCGTGGACTGGCTCTCGGAGCGCGCCGATGTGATCGCGCGCTTCCAGGGGGGGCACAATGCGGGCCACACGCTGGTGATCGATGGCAAGGTCTACAAGCTGCATGCCCTGCCATCGGGTGTGGTGCGCGGCGGCAAACTGTCGGTCATCGGCAATGGCGTTGTCCTCGATCCCTGGCATCTCGTGCAGGAGATCGCCACCGTGCGTGAGCAGGGCGTCGAGATCACGCCCGAGACGCTGATGATCGCCGAGAACACGCCGCTCATTCTGCCCATTCACGGAGAGCTGGACCGCGCCCGCGAAGAGGCCGCCAATCCCGGCGCCAAAATCGGCACGACCGGGCGGGGCATCGGGCCTGCCTATGAGGACAAGGTCGGCAGGCGTTCCGTCCGCGTGGCGGACCTTGGGGATCGCGCGACGCTGGAGGCGCGGGTCGACCGGGCGCTGACCCATCACAATGCGCTCCGCAAGGGATTGGGCATCGAGGCCATCGACCGCGCGGCGCTGATCGAGAAGCTGGTGGCCATCGCGGACGAGATCCTGCCCTTTGCGGCCCCGGTGTGGAAAGTGCTTCAGGAAAAGCGCAAGTCGGGCAAGCGGATCCTGTTCGAAGGCGCGCAGGGCGCTCTTCTGGACATCGATTTCGGCACCTACCCCTTCGTCACCTCGTCCAACGTCATCGCGGGGCAGGCGGCGACGGGCGTGGGCCTCGGGCCGCAGGCCATCGACTACACGCTGGGCATCGTGAAGGCCTACACGACCCGTGTGGGCGAAGGGCCCTTTCCGACAGAATTGCATGACGAGGACGGCAATCGCCTCGGCGAGCGCGGTCACGAGTTCGGCACCACCACGGGCCGCAAGCGGCGCTGCGGCTGGTTCGATGCCTGCCTCGTGAAGCAGACCTGCGCCACGTCGGGCGTGAACGGAATCGCGCTGACGAAGCTCGACGTGCTCGACGGGTTCGAGACGCTGAAGATCTGCGTGGGCTACGATCTGGACGGTGAACGCTACGATTATCTGCCCACGGCGGCGGATCAACAGGCGCGGTGCACTCCGATCTACGAGGAGATGCGGGGCTGGTCCGCCTCGACCGAGGGTGCGCGCAGCTGGGCCGATCTGCCTGCCGAGGCGATCAAGTATGTCCGCCGGGTCGAGGAATTGATCGACTGCCCCGTCGCCCTACTCTCCACATCGCCGGAACGGGAAGACACCATCCTGGTGACCGATCCTTTCGCCGATTGA
- a CDS encoding abortive infection family protein, which yields MKIKNYQREKICELFSPSPGYVLDFSNKTFAEFFEDHFETNIYVEVFSEKGTSKLNRLLCFIEVCPSHVVVELLNLLWKRRNKERDSEIEQAVMQSSLESFSITPEYVEILLDNAAVEDKPFQELIDEIGTAPVQMVQPHFSKLTKEWTLDTVEREFQRAFDSVEKDPEASVTAACSMLEGVCKSIIATREIERPKRMDIKSLYLSVREPLGLAPDKSISQSEIEGDVRAILSALSNLAQGIGSLRTHAGTAHGRERGVFGDSILGLLGHQFLLRRL from the coding sequence ATGAAGATCAAAAATTACCAACGCGAAAAAATTTGTGAGCTCTTTAGTCCTAGCCCTGGGTATGTACTGGATTTTTCAAATAAAACATTTGCAGAGTTTTTCGAAGATCATTTTGAGACAAATATTTATGTGGAAGTTTTCAGTGAAAAGGGCACCTCAAAGCTCAACAGGCTGCTCTGCTTCATAGAAGTCTGTCCGTCACACGTTGTAGTAGAGCTTCTCAACCTTCTCTGGAAAAGAAGAAACAAGGAGAGGGATTCCGAAATCGAACAGGCAGTCATGCAGTCCAGCCTAGAATCATTTTCAATAACACCTGAGTATGTTGAGATCCTTTTGGATAATGCAGCGGTTGAGGATAAGCCGTTCCAAGAACTGATTGATGAAATTGGAACTGCTCCTGTGCAAATGGTACAGCCGCATTTTTCAAAGCTGACAAAGGAGTGGACGCTGGATACCGTCGAGCGAGAATTTCAGCGGGCTTTCGATAGTGTAGAGAAAGATCCAGAGGCATCAGTGACCGCAGCGTGTTCGATGTTGGAAGGCGTATGTAAATCAATCATTGCAACAAGGGAAATTGAGAGGCCAAAGAGAATGGATATCAAGTCTCTATATTTGTCTGTTCGAGAGCCTTTAGGGTTGGCTCCAGATAAGAGCATTTCTCAGAGTGAGATTGAGGGCGATGTTCGCGCTATATTGAGCGCTTTATCGAATTTAGCACAGGGAATCGGTTCACTGCGTACCCATGCAGGAACCGCACACGGAAGAGAGAGAGGGGTTTTCGGAGACTCGATCCTAGGATTGCTAGGCCATCAGTTTCTACTGCGTCGGCTCTGA
- a CDS encoding cupin domain-containing protein, which produces MSDMQVHLTAAEIAAMAGLQKAHFLNPRARRLNKSLGDACGLTGLGVHLIEVAPGDLTTEYHRHHHEDECVFVLRGTGIARYGAAQQAIGPGDFLGYAAGGEAHDIENTGESVLQLLVVGQRLDHDVGDYPEKGKRIFRNKGLPWAVADLDDLDFPQAGAKT; this is translated from the coding sequence ATGAGCGATATGCAAGTCCATCTGACAGCCGCCGAGATCGCCGCCATGGCGGGTCTGCAAAAGGCCCATTTTCTGAACCCGCGCGCAAGACGGCTGAACAAGTCGCTCGGCGACGCCTGCGGTCTGACAGGGCTCGGCGTGCATCTGATCGAAGTGGCGCCGGGTGATCTGACCACCGAATATCACCGCCACCACCACGAGGATGAATGCGTCTTCGTGCTTCGGGGGACGGGGATTGCACGATACGGCGCAGCACAGCAGGCCATCGGGCCCGGCGACTTTCTGGGCTACGCGGCAGGCGGCGAAGCGCATGACATCGAGAATACGGGCGAGAGCGTCCTGCAATTGCTGGTGGTGGGCCAGCGGCTCGATCACGACGTGGGTGATTATCCGGAGAAGGGCAAACGCATCTTCCGCAACAAAGGTCTGCCCTGGGCGGTCGCCGATCTGGACGACCTCGACTTTCCGCAGGCGGGGGCGAAAACTTAA
- a CDS encoding CTP synthase yields MARFIFITGGVVSSLGKGLASAALGALLQARGFSVRLRKLDPYLNVDPGTMSPFEHGEVFVTDDGAETDLDLGHYERFTGVPARKTDSISSGRIYTNVLEKERRGDYLGKTIQVIPHVTNEIKDFISIGEDEVDFMLCEIGGTVGDIEGLPFFEAIRQFSQEKPRGQCIFMHLTLLPFIKASGELKTKPTQHSVKELRSIGLAPDILVCRSEGPIPQKEREKLALFCNVRPDSVIAAQDLKSIYEAPLAYHYEGLDQAVLDAFQITPAPKPNLSVWEDVADRIANPEGEVNIAIVGKYTQLEDAYKSIAEALTHGGLWNRVKVNVDWVDAEIFDREDPAPHLEGFHAILVPGGFGERGTEGKIKAAQFAREHKVPYLGICLGMQMAVIEAARNVAGVTRAGSEEFDHEAGKKRFEPVVYHLKEWVQGNEKVNRSVADDKGGTMRLGAYDAVLKEGSRVAGVYGQTTIDERHRHRYEVDITYKDALEKAGLCFSGMSPDGKLPEIVEWSDHPWFIGVQFHPELKSKPFDPHPLFKDFVRAAKDVSRLV; encoded by the coding sequence ATGGCACGCTTTATCTTCATCACGGGCGGTGTTGTGTCTTCTCTGGGCAAGGGGCTTGCCTCCGCCGCACTCGGGGCTCTTCTTCAGGCCCGCGGTTTTTCCGTCCGGCTGCGCAAGCTCGATCCCTACCTCAACGTCGACCCCGGCACGATGTCGCCCTTCGAGCATGGCGAGGTCTTCGTCACCGATGACGGCGCCGAGACGGATCTCGATCTGGGGCATTACGAACGCTTTACCGGGGTGCCCGCGCGCAAGACCGACTCGATCTCCTCGGGCCGCATCTACACCAACGTGCTCGAGAAGGAGCGCCGCGGCGATTACCTCGGCAAGACGATCCAGGTCATTCCGCACGTCACCAACGAGATCAAGGACTTCATTTCCATTGGCGAGGACGAGGTCGACTTCATGCTCTGCGAGATCGGCGGCACGGTCGGCGATATCGAGGGCCTGCCCTTCTTCGAGGCGATCCGCCAGTTCAGCCAGGAAAAACCCCGCGGCCAGTGCATCTTCATGCACCTCACCCTCCTGCCCTTCATCAAGGCGTCGGGCGAGCTGAAGACGAAGCCCACCCAGCACTCCGTCAAGGAACTCCGCTCCATCGGCCTTGCCCCCGATATCCTCGTCTGCCGCTCCGAAGGGCCGATCCCGCAGAAGGAGCGTGAGAAGCTCGCGCTCTTCTGCAACGTGCGCCCCGACAGCGTGATCGCCGCGCAGGACCTCAAGTCGATCTACGAGGCGCCGCTGGCCTATCATTACGAGGGCCTCGACCAGGCGGTGCTGGATGCGTTCCAGATCACCCCTGCCCCGAAGCCGAACCTCAGCGTCTGGGAAGACGTGGCCGACCGCATCGCCAACCCGGAAGGCGAGGTGAATATCGCCATCGTCGGCAAATACACCCAGCTCGAGGACGCCTATAAGTCCATCGCCGAGGCGCTGACCCATGGCGGCCTCTGGAACCGCGTGAAGGTCAACGTGGACTGGGTCGATGCGGAGATCTTCGACCGTGAGGATCCCGCGCCGCATCTCGAAGGCTTCCACGCGATCCTCGTGCCCGGCGGCTTCGGCGAGCGTGGCACGGAAGGGAAGATCAAGGCCGCGCAATTCGCCCGCGAACACAAGGTGCCCTACCTGGGCATCTGCCTCGGCATGCAGATGGCGGTGATCGAGGCCGCGCGGAACGTGGCCGGTGTCACGCGCGCAGGCTCCGAGGAATTCGACCACGAGGCCGGCAAGAAGCGCTTCGAGCCGGTGGTCTATCACCTCAAGGAATGGGTGCAGGGCAACGAGAAGGTCAACCGGAGCGTGGCCGACGACAAGGGCGGCACGATGCGCCTCGGCGCCTATGACGCGGTGCTGAAAGAGGGCTCCCGCGTGGCGGGCGTCTACGGCCAGACTACGATCGACGAGCGCCACCGCCACCGCTACGAGGTCGACATCACCTACAAGGACGCGCTGGAGAAGGCGGGGCTGTGTTTCTCGGGCATGTCGCCTGACGGCAAACTTCCCGAGATCGTGGAATGGTCCGACCATCCGTGGTTCATCGGCGTGCAATTCCACCCCGAGCTGAAGTCGAAACCGTTCGATCCGCATCCGCTGTTCAAGGACTTTGTGCGGGCGGCTAAGGATGTGAGCAGGTTGGTTTGA